From a single Halorhodospira halophila genomic region:
- the glgA gene encoding glycogen synthase GlgA, producing MRILFATAEAWPLAKTGGLGDVAFGLTRGLAELDCDVHLLMPAYPGAAEQLEGTVRRRQVPWADGDVALIEGRLPGTGVGVWLLDDPPLFARVGGPYATAGGDAWPDNHWRFCRLSQVAAALAAGDLLDWRADVLHGNDWQTALAPVFLRERSERPATVFGIHNLAYRGLFPAELYPRLGLPAELWHPEGLEFFGQLAFIKGSLVFADALVTVSPTYAREIQTPAFGWGLEGLLHHRRDRLFGIVNGIDTETWDPGRDPHLAARYAEPDDPARWANRGAVARAVGLAEGDGPVLGFVGRLVEQKGVDLILAALPRLLASGARLALLGSGDHRLEAALRAAAEQYPGQVGVVIGYDEALAHQIEAGSDLFLMPSRFEPCGLNQLYSLRYGTPPVVHPTGGLADTVVDVDAHPQSGNGFHLAAAEGAALAEAVERALAHWRDRSAWHAIQARGMAGSYSWEASARAYRDLYRELGAERG from the coding sequence GTGAGGATCCTGTTCGCCACCGCCGAGGCTTGGCCGCTGGCCAAGACCGGGGGCTTGGGCGACGTGGCTTTCGGCCTGACCCGGGGGCTGGCTGAGCTCGATTGCGACGTACACCTGTTGATGCCCGCCTATCCGGGTGCCGCCGAGCAGCTGGAGGGCACGGTCCGCCGGCGTCAGGTGCCGTGGGCCGACGGGGATGTGGCGCTGATTGAAGGGCGGCTGCCCGGCACCGGGGTTGGGGTCTGGCTGCTCGACGATCCGCCGCTGTTCGCACGCGTCGGCGGTCCCTACGCCACGGCTGGGGGCGATGCCTGGCCGGACAATCATTGGCGGTTCTGCCGTCTGTCGCAGGTGGCTGCGGCTCTGGCAGCGGGGGATTTGCTGGACTGGCGCGCCGACGTGCTCCACGGCAACGACTGGCAGACCGCGTTGGCCCCGGTGTTCCTGCGCGAGCGCAGCGAGCGGCCGGCCACCGTGTTCGGTATCCACAATCTGGCCTACCGCGGGCTCTTTCCGGCGGAACTCTATCCCCGGCTCGGGCTGCCAGCCGAGCTCTGGCACCCCGAGGGGTTGGAGTTTTTCGGCCAGCTGGCCTTTATCAAGGGCTCGCTGGTCTTCGCCGACGCCCTGGTGACGGTCAGCCCAACCTACGCTCGCGAGATCCAGACCCCGGCCTTTGGCTGGGGGCTGGAGGGGCTCCTCCACCACCGGCGGGACCGGCTGTTCGGCATCGTCAACGGCATCGATACCGAGACCTGGGACCCGGGGCGTGACCCCCATCTGGCCGCCCGCTACGCCGAACCGGACGACCCGGCCCGGTGGGCCAATCGCGGAGCCGTGGCACGGGCCGTTGGCCTGGCGGAGGGCGACGGGCCCGTGCTCGGTTTCGTCGGTCGGCTGGTGGAGCAAAAGGGTGTGGACCTGATCCTGGCGGCGTTGCCGCGTCTGCTGGCCAGCGGCGCGCGGCTGGCCCTTCTCGGCTCGGGGGATCATAGGCTGGAGGCCGCGCTGCGTGCCGCGGCCGAACAATATCCGGGGCAGGTCGGGGTGGTGATCGGCTACGATGAGGCGCTCGCCCACCAGATCGAGGCCGGCAGTGATCTGTTTCTGATGCCCTCGCGCTTTGAGCCGTGCGGGCTCAACCAGCTCTACTCCCTGCGCTACGGGACGCCGCCGGTGGTCCACCCCACCGGCGGGCTGGCGGATACGGTCGTGGACGTGGATGCCCACCCCCAGAGCGGTAACGGTTTCCACCTGGCTGCGGCGGAGGGCGCCGCCCTGGCCGAGGCGGTGGAGCGGGCCTTGGCGCACTGGCGGGATCGGTCGGCTTGGCACGCCATCCAGGCCCGCGGCATGGCCGGGAGCTACTCGTGGGAGGCCTCGGCGCGGGCGTATCGGGATCTGTATCGCGAGCTGGGGGCAGAGCGGGGATGA
- the glgB gene encoding 1,4-alpha-glucan branching protein GlgB, which yields MNRSIQKDAGGDDRQRIAEGRHADPFAYLGGPHGAERRVRIYHPEAVEVTFKDGTAVPRIAGTDFFEAPLPAALQAPYVFCWRDAGGSWRSTYDPYSFPPVLSEFDLHLYAEGRHWHAQRFLGAHCTTVEGVAGVAFAVWAPNAERVSVVGDFNRWDGRLHPMRLRLEAGVWELFIPGLEPGALYKFELRGHGGCGPMLKTDPCARRYQQRPETAAVVEPPEAYAWEDGEWMERRRREGSAWQQAPWSIYEVHLGSWQRDAQGGFLDYRTLAHELVAYVQRTGFTHIELLPITEHPLDDSWGYQTTGYFAPTSRFGGPDDFRYFIDYCHRHGIGVILDWVPAHFPRDAWALARFDGTPLYEHADPRQGEHRDWGTLIFNFGRNEVRSFLLSSAVYWLEAYHLDGLRVDAVASMLYLDYSREDGDWVANVHGGNENLEAIAFLREVNTVTHGEQPGTCIIAEESTSWPQVTRPTYLGGLGFTMKWNMGWMHDTLTYLGEDPVHRRYHHDQLTFGLLYAFTENFVLPFSHDEVVHGKGSLLDRMPGDDWQRLANLRLLYAYQFTYPGKKLLFMGCEIGQRSEWDADSTVDWAALSDPRHAGVQRLIGDLNGLYRGEPALHRHDFSEAGFAWVDCHDAEQSVFSYLRCGDAGERAMVVLNFTPVPRHGYRLGVPVAGYWAERMNTDSALYGGSDVGNAGGVIAEPVPWSGHPYSVVLTLPPLAGLVLVGEGA from the coding sequence GTGAATCGATCCATTCAGAAGGATGCCGGGGGTGACGACCGGCAGCGTATCGCGGAGGGCCGTCACGCCGACCCCTTCGCCTACCTCGGCGGGCCCCACGGCGCCGAGCGCCGGGTGCGGATCTACCACCCGGAAGCCGTGGAGGTAACCTTCAAGGACGGCACCGCGGTGCCCCGTATCGCGGGTACCGACTTCTTCGAGGCGCCGCTGCCCGCCGCCCTGCAGGCGCCGTACGTCTTCTGCTGGCGCGACGCTGGCGGGAGCTGGCGCAGCACCTACGACCCCTACAGCTTCCCGCCGGTGCTCTCCGAGTTCGATCTGCACCTCTACGCCGAGGGGCGGCACTGGCACGCCCAGCGCTTTCTAGGCGCGCACTGCACCACGGTGGAGGGGGTGGCGGGCGTGGCCTTTGCCGTCTGGGCGCCCAACGCCGAGCGGGTCAGCGTGGTGGGCGACTTCAACCGCTGGGACGGGCGTCTTCACCCCATGCGGTTGCGCCTCGAGGCCGGGGTGTGGGAGCTGTTTATCCCCGGGCTGGAGCCGGGGGCGTTGTACAAGTTCGAGTTACGCGGTCACGGCGGTTGTGGCCCCATGCTCAAGACCGACCCCTGTGCCCGGCGTTACCAGCAAAGGCCCGAAACGGCCGCCGTGGTCGAGCCGCCGGAGGCCTACGCCTGGGAGGACGGCGAGTGGATGGAGCGCCGGCGCCGGGAGGGCAGCGCCTGGCAGCAGGCGCCCTGGTCGATCTACGAGGTCCACCTTGGCTCCTGGCAGCGCGATGCGCAGGGCGGTTTCCTCGACTACCGCACCCTTGCCCACGAGCTGGTCGCGTACGTCCAGCGCACTGGGTTTACCCACATCGAGCTGCTGCCGATCACCGAGCACCCGCTGGACGACTCTTGGGGCTACCAGACCACCGGCTACTTTGCCCCGACCAGCCGCTTCGGCGGCCCGGATGATTTCCGCTACTTCATTGACTACTGCCACCGCCACGGCATCGGAGTGATCCTGGACTGGGTGCCCGCCCACTTCCCGCGGGACGCCTGGGCGCTGGCCCGCTTCGACGGTACGCCGCTCTACGAGCACGCCGATCCCCGCCAGGGGGAGCACCGCGACTGGGGGACGCTGATCTTCAACTTCGGCCGCAACGAGGTGCGCAGTTTCCTGCTCTCCAGCGCCGTGTACTGGCTCGAGGCCTACCATCTGGATGGGCTGCGCGTCGACGCAGTGGCCTCCATGCTCTATCTGGACTACTCCCGCGAGGACGGTGACTGGGTGGCGAACGTCCACGGCGGCAACGAGAACCTGGAGGCCATCGCCTTCCTGCGCGAGGTCAACACCGTTACCCACGGCGAGCAGCCTGGGACCTGCATCATCGCGGAGGAGTCCACCTCTTGGCCGCAGGTCACGCGCCCGACCTACCTCGGTGGGCTGGGGTTCACCATGAAGTGGAACATGGGCTGGATGCACGACACCCTGACCTACCTCGGCGAGGACCCCGTCCACCGCCGCTACCACCACGACCAGCTGACCTTTGGTCTGCTCTACGCCTTCACCGAGAACTTCGTCCTGCCGTTCAGTCATGACGAGGTGGTCCACGGCAAGGGCAGCCTGCTTGACCGCATGCCCGGCGACGACTGGCAGCGCCTGGCCAACCTGCGCCTGCTCTACGCCTACCAGTTCACCTATCCGGGCAAAAAGCTGCTGTTCATGGGCTGCGAGATCGGCCAGCGCAGCGAATGGGATGCCGATTCTACGGTGGACTGGGCGGCCCTATCCGATCCACGCCACGCCGGCGTGCAGCGCCTGATCGGCGATCTCAACGGGCTCTACCGGGGCGAGCCGGCGCTGCACCGGCACGACTTCTCCGAGGCGGGCTTCGCCTGGGTGGACTGCCACGACGCCGAGCAGTCGGTGTTCAGTTACCTGCGCTGCGGTGACGCCGGCGAGCGGGCAATGGTGGTTCTCAACTTCACGCCGGTGCCACGCCACGGCTATCGGCTGGGCGTGCCGGTCGCTGGGTACTGGGCGGAGCGGATGAACACCGATTCGGCCCTCTACGGCGGCTCGGATGTGGGCAACGCCGGTGGCGTGATCGCCGAGCCGGTGCCGTGGAGCGGCCACCCGTATTCGGTGGTGCTGACCCTGCCGCCGCTGGCCGGCCTGGTGCTGGTCGGGGAGGGTGCGTGA
- the glgC gene encoding glucose-1-phosphate adenylyltransferase, which translates to MLSHRSPRFVSRLTRDTLALILAGGRGTRLRELTQWRAKPAVPFGGKFRIIDFPLSNCINSGVRRIGVLTQYKAHSLIRHIRQGWSSLSSDFGEFVELLPAQQRIADSWYQGTADAVYQSLDIVRLHDPDYVLILAGDHIYKMDYGPLLAYHVESGADVTVSCLEVPIEEASAFGVMGIDDDSRVVRFDEKPASPTPIPGRDDRALASMGVYVFNRDFLFRTLGADARSGSEHDFGKDIIPQLIDQARVMAYPFREPTTGDQAYWRDVGTIDAFWRTNLELIDVTPELNLYDRKWPIWTFQEQLPPAKFVFDEEGRRGTVVDSMVSGGCIISGARLRRSLLFSSVIVDERTRVEDSVILPEAHIEPDCRIRNAVIDKYCHIQAGTVIGEDPEEDARRFTVSPSGVVLVTPEMLGQEIHVVY; encoded by the coding sequence GTGTTATCCCATCGCTCTCCCCGTTTCGTCAGCCGCCTGACCCGAGACACCCTGGCCCTGATCCTCGCCGGCGGCCGCGGCACGCGGCTGCGCGAGCTCACCCAGTGGCGTGCCAAACCGGCGGTTCCGTTCGGCGGCAAGTTCCGCATCATCGACTTCCCCCTGTCCAACTGCATTAATTCCGGCGTGCGGCGCATTGGCGTACTCACCCAGTACAAGGCCCACTCCCTGATCCGGCACATCCGTCAGGGCTGGAGCTCGCTGAGCAGCGACTTCGGCGAGTTCGTCGAACTGCTGCCAGCCCAGCAGCGCATCGCCGACTCCTGGTACCAAGGCACGGCCGATGCGGTTTATCAGAGCCTGGACATCGTCCGGCTGCACGATCCCGACTACGTCCTGATCCTCGCCGGCGACCACATCTACAAGATGGACTACGGGCCGCTGCTTGCCTACCACGTGGAGAGCGGCGCCGACGTCACCGTCAGTTGCCTCGAGGTCCCCATCGAGGAAGCCAGCGCCTTCGGCGTCATGGGCATCGATGACGACAGCCGGGTGGTTCGCTTCGACGAGAAGCCGGCCAGCCCCACCCCGATCCCCGGCCGCGACGACCGTGCGCTGGCCTCCATGGGGGTCTACGTCTTCAACCGGGACTTCCTCTTCCGAACCCTCGGGGCGGACGCCCGCAGCGGCTCGGAGCATGACTTCGGCAAGGACATCATCCCGCAGCTGATCGACCAGGCCCGAGTCATGGCCTACCCCTTCCGGGAGCCGACCACCGGGGACCAGGCGTACTGGCGGGACGTAGGAACCATCGACGCCTTCTGGCGGACCAACCTTGAGCTGATCGACGTCACCCCGGAGCTCAACCTCTATGACCGCAAGTGGCCGATCTGGACCTTCCAGGAGCAGCTGCCCCCGGCCAAGTTCGTCTTCGACGAGGAGGGCCGCCGCGGCACCGTAGTCGACTCCATGGTCTCCGGCGGGTGCATCATCTCCGGGGCGCGGCTACGGCGCTCGCTACTGTTCTCGTCGGTGATCGTCGATGAACGCACCCGGGTTGAGGACTCGGTGATCCTCCCCGAGGCCCATATCGAGCCCGACTGTCGGATCCGCAACGCGGTGATCGACAAGTACTGCCACATCCAGGCGGGGACCGTGATCGGCGAAGATCCCGAGGAGGACGCGCGGCGCTTTACGGTCAGCCCCAGCGGTGTTGTCCTCGTCACCCCGGAAATGCTCGGCCAGGAGATCCACGTTGTCTATTGA
- a CDS encoding glycoside hydrolase has protein sequence MHQPSYLDPGTGDYLLPWTYLHGIKDYADMAAHLEANPAARAVVNFSPVLLEQLEDYSRQIAGFLESGERLRDPLLRALAMPTLPVNEHERRRLVEQCQRINRQRLADPFPAFRHLLEIAEMVSAHPASMRYLSDAFLVDLITWYHLGWMGETVRRGEPRVQRLIDQGKGFTLHDRRELLGVIGELLAGLPHRYRHLAETGRVELSMTPYGHPILPLLQDLQCARESWPESSMPVVDRYPGGEDRARWHLEQGIRRFEHTFGHRPRGCWPSEGAISQATLRLLQEFGFRWAASGGAVLDNSLGPEGTGNGQWHRAYALDAEGDSGDGTRCFFRDDGLSDAIGFEFSDWHGDDAVANLISRMEAIAAGCEAPEQTVIPIIMDGENAWEHYPANGFHFLNGLYQRLGDHPGLVLTTFAEAAEELEPRPLSRLVAGSWVYGTLSTWIGEVDKDRAWELLAEAKQAFDQRIGALDEAARERAEAQLAICESSDWFWWFGDYNPADVIRDFDHLYRIQLAALYHALGQEPPEHLSHAFARQGRGSPERGGVMRHGRAEP, from the coding sequence ATGCACCAGCCGAGCTACCTCGACCCCGGCACCGGCGACTACCTACTACCTTGGACCTACCTGCACGGGATCAAGGACTACGCCGACATGGCCGCCCACCTCGAGGCCAACCCGGCGGCGCGCGCAGTGGTCAACTTCTCCCCGGTTCTCCTCGAGCAGCTGGAGGACTACAGCCGCCAGATCGCCGGCTTCCTGGAAAGCGGCGAACGGCTGCGCGACCCCCTGCTGCGCGCCCTGGCCATGCCCACCCTGCCGGTCAACGAGCACGAGCGGCGCCGCCTGGTCGAGCAGTGCCAGCGCATCAACCGCCAGCGGCTAGCGGACCCGTTCCCGGCATTCCGGCACCTGCTCGAGATCGCCGAGATGGTCAGCGCCCACCCGGCGAGCATGCGCTACCTCAGCGACGCCTTCTTGGTGGATCTGATCACCTGGTACCACCTGGGCTGGATGGGCGAGACCGTCCGCCGCGGCGAGCCGCGGGTCCAGCGGCTGATCGACCAGGGCAAGGGCTTTACCCTCCACGACCGACGCGAACTGCTCGGCGTAATCGGCGAGCTGCTCGCCGGCCTGCCCCACCGCTACCGCCACCTGGCCGAGACCGGGCGGGTCGAGCTGTCGATGACCCCCTATGGGCACCCCATCCTGCCACTGCTCCAGGATCTGCAGTGCGCCCGCGAGTCCTGGCCCGAGAGTTCCATGCCGGTGGTCGACCGCTATCCCGGCGGCGAGGACCGGGCGCGCTGGCACCTCGAGCAGGGCATACGGCGCTTTGAGCACACCTTCGGCCACCGTCCGCGGGGGTGCTGGCCGTCGGAGGGGGCGATCAGCCAGGCCACCCTGAGGCTACTGCAGGAGTTCGGATTCCGCTGGGCGGCCAGCGGCGGCGCGGTCCTGGACAACAGCCTCGGCCCGGAGGGCACCGGCAACGGCCAGTGGCACCGGGCCTACGCCCTCGACGCCGAGGGCGACAGCGGCGACGGAACCCGCTGCTTCTTCCGCGACGACGGGCTGTCCGACGCCATCGGCTTCGAGTTCTCCGACTGGCACGGCGACGACGCCGTCGCCAATCTAATCAGCCGCATGGAGGCCATCGCCGCCGGCTGCGAGGCACCGGAACAGACGGTCATCCCGATCATCATGGACGGCGAGAACGCCTGGGAGCACTACCCCGCCAACGGTTTCCATTTTCTCAACGGCTTGTATCAGCGGCTCGGCGATCACCCGGGACTGGTGCTGACCACCTTCGCCGAGGCGGCCGAGGAACTCGAGCCGCGCCCCCTGTCACGACTGGTGGCCGGCAGCTGGGTCTACGGCACCCTCTCCACCTGGATCGGCGAGGTGGACAAGGATCGGGCCTGGGAGCTGCTTGCCGAGGCCAAGCAGGCGTTCGATCAGCGTATCGGCGCGCTCGACGAAGCCGCCCGGGAACGCGCCGAGGCGCAGCTGGCCATCTGCGAGAGTTCGGACTGGTTCTGGTGGTTCGGCGACTACAACCCCGCCGACGTGATCCGCGACTTCGACCACCTCTATCGGATCCAACTCGCCGCGCTGTACCACGCCCTGGGCCAGGAGCCGCCGGAGCACCTGAGCCACGCCTTCGCGCGCCAGGGCCGGGGCTCGCCCGAGCGCGGCGGCGTGATGCGCCACGGACGCGCCGAGCCGTGA
- the malQ gene encoding 4-alpha-glucanotransferase gives MSGAELAERRRAGVLVHLSALPGPAGNGDLGQHAYRFVDWLAASGFTIWQMLPLGPTHDDLSPYQGLSVHAGEPCYIDLNALAERGWLTPEELHPPETGDDPVALRAWRRSCLHRAHQRLREQGDAPTEAQIDAFRREQGHWLEDYALYAALREEHGDAAWWTWPAAERDREPAALEAATHRLAGRIDRHIFEQYLFFSQWQALRDYAAERGVQFFGDVPIFVAHDSADTWAHRRYFRLDDEGHAALVAGVPPDYFSAEGQRWGNPLYDWQRLQGDGFAWWLERLATQLALFDFVRIDHFRGLSACWAIPAEAPTARDGYWEAAPGDALLEAVEERFGRVPLVAEDLGVITEDVERLRERFALPGMKVLHFAFDSDAANPYLPHQHHRHCVVYTGTHDNDTTLGWYADLPEATAQRLHAYLGHPGEPMPWPLIRAALASVAGLAVIPLQDLLALGGEHRMNVPGVAEGNWRWRFEWEWLPGPLAGQLRALNELYGRL, from the coding sequence GTGAGCGGCGCGGAGCTGGCCGAGCGGCGCCGGGCTGGGGTGCTGGTTCACCTCAGCGCCCTGCCTGGGCCCGCAGGCAACGGCGACCTGGGGCAGCACGCCTACCGCTTCGTGGACTGGCTGGCGGCAAGCGGCTTCACCATCTGGCAGATGCTGCCGCTCGGCCCCACCCACGACGACCTCAGCCCCTACCAGGGGTTGTCGGTTCACGCGGGCGAGCCGTGCTACATCGACCTAAACGCACTGGCCGAGCGGGGGTGGCTGACGCCGGAGGAGCTTCACCCCCCAGAGACCGGAGACGATCCTGTCGCGCTGCGGGCCTGGCGCCGCTCCTGCCTGCACCGCGCCCACCAGCGGCTGCGCGAACAAGGTGACGCACCGACCGAGGCGCAGATCGACGCCTTCCGGCGCGAGCAGGGCCACTGGCTGGAGGACTACGCCCTCTACGCCGCCCTGCGCGAGGAGCACGGCGACGCGGCCTGGTGGACGTGGCCCGCCGCCGAGCGGGACCGCGAACCGGCGGCGCTGGAGGCAGCCACCCACCGGCTGGCCGGGCGGATCGACCGCCACATCTTTGAACAGTACCTCTTCTTCAGCCAGTGGCAGGCGTTGCGCGACTACGCCGCCGAGCGCGGTGTCCAGTTCTTCGGCGACGTCCCCATTTTCGTCGCCCACGACAGCGCCGATACCTGGGCCCACCGGCGGTACTTCCGACTCGACGACGAGGGGCATGCGGCCCTCGTCGCCGGCGTGCCACCGGACTATTTCTCCGCCGAGGGCCAGCGCTGGGGCAACCCGCTCTACGACTGGCAGCGCCTGCAGGGCGACGGCTTCGCGTGGTGGCTCGAGCGGCTGGCCACCCAGCTGGCCCTGTTCGACTTCGTGCGCATCGATCACTTCCGGGGGCTGAGCGCCTGCTGGGCGATCCCGGCCGAGGCGCCCACCGCCCGGGACGGATACTGGGAGGCAGCCCCCGGGGACGCCCTACTCGAGGCGGTGGAGGAGCGCTTCGGTCGGGTCCCGCTGGTGGCCGAGGATCTGGGCGTGATCACCGAGGACGTGGAGCGGCTCCGCGAGCGCTTCGCCCTGCCGGGGATGAAGGTGCTGCACTTCGCCTTCGACAGCGACGCCGCCAACCCCTACCTACCCCACCAGCACCACCGGCACTGCGTCGTCTACACCGGTACCCACGACAACGACACCACCCTGGGCTGGTACGCCGACCTACCGGAGGCGACGGCGCAGCGGCTCCACGCCTACCTGGGCCACCCCGGCGAACCGATGCCGTGGCCGCTGATCCGGGCAGCGCTGGCGTCGGTGGCAGGACTGGCCGTGATCCCGTTGCAGGATCTGCTGGCGCTGGGCGGCGAGCACCGCATGAACGTGCCCGGGGTTGCCGAGGGCAACTGGCGCTGGCGTTTTGAATGGGAGTGGCTGCCCGGCCCCCTGGCCGGGCAGCTGCGCGCCCTCAACGAACTCTACGGCCGGCTCTAG
- the glgP gene encoding alpha-glucan family phosphorylase produces MSERVFTLEVHPCLPPSLARLRELDDDLYYSWDRRVRGLFYQIDPECWEASGHNPKVFLRRVPQEALERAAEDPTFLEDYNRTLSAYDTYLEQDTSPEVAPHLDPDQDLVAYFCAEFGLHESLPLYSGGLGILAGDHCKAASDLRVPLIAVGLLYRQGYFIQSIDHEGRQVAHYVPTEVAQLPAYPRQDGDGEELRVAVDFPGRSVQLRIWSVRAGHVRLYMLDSDVPENTPEDRSITYQLYGGGTEMRIKQELCLGIGGVRALRKLGVAPTVWHLNEGHSAFQLVERCREWVAAGVDFVTAMEAVAGGSVFTTHTPVAAGHDIFDPEMVREYLGAALGDSGLDIDALLALGNGRAEQPGFNMTSLALRGSRFHNGVSRIHGRVASEMEARIWPDVPAQENPIHAITNGVHVPTFLAQEWGNLFDQRWPAWRSELSNEAFWSVVDELPDHRYWSMRQSLKSQMLRDVCARVEARCKRNGMAEAMIRRMTRFIRDPEADVLVLGFARRFATYKRALLIFRDLERLKQLLNDPERPMILIFAGKAHPHDEQGQEMIRRIHELTLDPDLIGRLLLLENYDMALARKLVTGVDVWLNNPEYPLEACGTSGQKAAINGVVNLSVLDGWWDEGYAGDNGWAIYPHAPGFDPEYRDGEEARDLLDTLAGEVAPLYFDRGERGYSAGWVQMSKASMRSTLPRFNAQRMVMDYVRDLYGPAARHHRRLTDEELAGAAGLAAWKEHVRACWDGTALELIDEAPDALRHGEPLRLRVKAQLNGLGADDVTVECRFSPVPHPRDPGQTQRFVFSPTGGDDDGDPLFSLDIQPRLNGLQYFRICMYPSHPLLGHPLELGRMRWL; encoded by the coding sequence ATGTCCGAACGCGTCTTCACCCTGGAAGTCCACCCCTGCCTCCCGCCGTCACTCGCCCGCCTGCGCGAGCTGGACGATGACCTCTACTATTCCTGGGACCGGCGAGTCCGGGGGCTGTTCTACCAGATTGACCCCGAGTGCTGGGAGGCCAGCGGCCACAACCCCAAGGTTTTCCTGCGCCGGGTTCCCCAGGAGGCGTTAGAGCGTGCCGCCGAGGACCCGACCTTCCTGGAAGACTACAACCGGACCCTTTCCGCCTACGACACCTATCTGGAGCAGGACACGTCGCCGGAGGTTGCCCCGCACCTGGATCCGGACCAGGACCTGGTGGCCTACTTCTGCGCCGAGTTCGGCCTGCACGAGAGCCTGCCCCTTTACTCTGGCGGCCTCGGCATCCTCGCCGGTGACCACTGCAAGGCGGCCAGCGATCTGCGCGTGCCGCTGATCGCGGTCGGGTTGCTCTATCGCCAGGGCTACTTCATCCAGAGCATCGATCACGAAGGGCGCCAGGTGGCGCACTACGTGCCCACCGAGGTGGCGCAGCTGCCCGCCTACCCACGCCAGGATGGTGACGGCGAGGAGCTGCGGGTGGCTGTCGACTTCCCCGGACGATCGGTGCAGCTGCGCATCTGGTCGGTGCGGGCCGGCCACGTGCGTCTGTACATGCTCGACAGCGATGTGCCCGAGAACACCCCCGAGGATCGCTCGATCACCTATCAGCTCTACGGCGGCGGCACCGAGATGCGCATCAAGCAGGAGCTCTGCCTCGGCATCGGGGGCGTACGGGCGCTGCGCAAGCTTGGCGTGGCGCCGACGGTCTGGCACTTGAACGAGGGGCACTCGGCCTTCCAGCTCGTCGAGCGCTGCCGCGAGTGGGTGGCGGCCGGCGTCGATTTCGTCACGGCGATGGAGGCCGTCGCCGGGGGCTCGGTGTTTACGACGCACACGCCGGTGGCGGCGGGTCACGACATCTTCGATCCGGAGATGGTCCGCGAATACCTGGGGGCTGCGCTCGGGGACTCCGGGCTCGATATCGATGCCCTGCTGGCGCTGGGCAACGGGCGGGCTGAGCAGCCGGGTTTCAACATGACCAGCCTGGCCCTGCGCGGATCGCGCTTCCACAACGGGGTCAGCCGAATCCACGGCCGCGTGGCCTCGGAGATGGAGGCGCGCATCTGGCCTGATGTGCCGGCTCAGGAGAACCCCATCCACGCCATCACCAACGGCGTGCACGTGCCGACCTTCCTGGCCCAGGAGTGGGGCAATCTCTTCGATCAGCGCTGGCCGGCCTGGCGCAGCGAGCTGAGCAACGAGGCGTTCTGGAGCGTGGTCGACGAGCTGCCCGATCACCGCTACTGGAGCATGCGCCAGAGCCTGAAGTCGCAGATGCTCCGCGACGTCTGTGCCCGGGTCGAGGCGCGGTGCAAGCGCAACGGCATGGCCGAGGCGATGATCCGGCGCATGACCCGCTTCATCCGCGACCCCGAGGCCGATGTCCTCGTGCTCGGTTTTGCCCGCCGCTTTGCCACCTACAAGCGCGCTCTGCTGATCTTCCGCGACCTCGAGCGTCTCAAGCAGCTGCTCAACGATCCCGAGCGGCCGATGATCCTGATCTTCGCCGGCAAGGCCCACCCGCACGATGAGCAGGGCCAGGAGATGATTCGGCGGATCCACGAGCTGACCCTCGATCCCGATCTGATCGGGCGGCTTCTGCTGCTGGAGAACTACGACATGGCGCTGGCGCGCAAGCTGGTGACCGGTGTCGACGTGTGGCTGAACAATCCGGAGTACCCCCTGGAGGCGTGCGGCACCTCCGGTCAGAAGGCGGCCATCAACGGGGTGGTCAATCTCTCGGTTCTGGATGGCTGGTGGGATGAGGGCTACGCCGGGGACAACGGCTGGGCGATCTACCCCCACGCGCCGGGCTTCGATCCGGAGTACCGTGACGGCGAGGAGGCCCGCGACCTGCTCGATACCCTTGCCGGTGAGGTGGCGCCGCTCTACTTCGATCGCGGTGAGCGCGGCTACTCGGCCGGCTGGGTGCAGATGTCCAAGGCCTCGATGCGCAGTACGCTGCCCCGGTTCAATGCGCAGCGCATGGTGATGGACTATGTGCGCGATCTCTATGGCCCGGCCGCCCGACATCATCGGCGCCTGACCGACGAGGAGTTGGCCGGCGCCGCTGGTCTGGCCGCCTGGAAGGAGCATGTGCGGGCCTGCTGGGACGGGACGGCCCTGGAGCTGATCGACGAGGCCCCGGACGCCCTGCGCCACGGAGAGCCGCTGCGTCTGCGGGTGAAGGCGCAGCTCAACGGGCTGGGTGCCGATGATGTCACCGTCGAGTGCCGCTTCAGCCCGGTGCCCCACCCCCGGGATCCGGGCCAGACCCAGCGTTTCGTGTTCTCGCCCACTGGCGGTGATGACGACGGGGATCCGCTGTTCTCCCTGGACATTCAACCCCGCCTCAACGGCTTGCAGTACTTCCGTATCTGCATGTACCCGAGCCACCCGCTGCTCGGTCACCCGCTGGAGCTGGGGCGGATGCGCTGGCTCTAG
- a CDS encoding cold-shock protein — protein sequence MSERQQGTVKWFDNAKGYGFISREGGEDVFVHFRAIRGDGFRSLDEGQAVEFSVTRSPKGLQAEDVAAL from the coding sequence ATGTCAGAGCGTCAACAAGGTACGGTTAAGTGGTTCGACAACGCCAAGGGCTACGGCTTCATCAGCCGCGAGGGGGGTGAAGACGTGTTCGTCCACTTCCGTGCCATCCGGGGCGACGGTTTCCGCTCCCTGGACGAGGGTCAAGCGGTCGAGTTCAGCGTGACCCGCAGCCCCAAGGGCCTGCAGGCCGAGGACGTCGCAGCGCTTTAA